The sequence below is a genomic window from Bacteroidales bacterium.
GAAATGGGCGTAGAGCGGGCTGGCTTAATAATAATGCAGTTGCCTGAGGCGATGGCAGGAGCTATTTTATGGGCAGCCAAATTGAGTGGGAAATTAAAAGGCACAATGCCAGCAATGATTCCCAACGGAAAATAACGGACAATAGCTTCTTTGCCTAAACCCGCAGCAGTCCAATCTATCGACAAATATTCGGAAGGTAAACGTTTACTTTCTTCGGCTGCTATAATGAAGGTTTGAATTCCTCGGTCTATTTCGCCTAAAGCATATTTAATGGGTTTACATGCTTCTAATGCCAAAAGCTCGGCTAAACGGCTGCGCTCTTGTTTTAGCTCGTGGGCTATTTGCATCAAAATTTCGTATCGCTTAAACGAAGGTAATTGTTTCATCACTTCGCGGGCAACCATAGCTTGCCGAATGGCTTTTTCAAGTTCGTTTTTAGAAGCTAAAAAAGTTGTTGCAACTACTTCGTTTGTATATGAATTTCTAATAGTTAATGGTTCGGAGGTACGAACAAAATCTCCTCCCGCATAGATGGCATATGTTTCCATAATAATTTATGATAGACGATTGCCCAAAGATAATGGTTATATTTGAAAATATTTACTACAAGCTTAGCTATTTCATTTTGTTTTGCTCACCCAAAACAAAAAGAATGTTTTCAGCTTCAATCAAAAATAATAAAAATAAACTTTTGTAATTAATCAAAAAATATTGCAAAAGTATGACAAAAGTCATAGTTTATTTTTATCGTAATTTGTTATATTTGTATTAGTAGTAAATGTTTAATTTTAAAAATCAAATGTTATGAAAAAAATTATTCTTTTACTTGGTTTTATTGGTATTTATGTTAGTTCATTTTCACAATTTTCATTAAATGGTGACTTTGTTATAGGAACTAAGTTTAAAGGTTCGCCCAACATTGGCTTATCTGGAGTATTAATGAAAGAAATTGATAATGGTTTTTGTGCAGGTGGTTTATTGGGATTACAATTTTATACGGGTTCTGGCATATCTTCATTTAGAATTCCAGTTATGGCAGAAGCAAGATATTTTGTAAGTGGAGGAACAGATGGATTTTATCCGCTTGCCAATCTAGGCTTTGTACATGAAGAAAGTAAAACAAAGGGATTAATAGAAATTAAACTGTCAACTACAAATTTTGCTTTTGCTTTAGGTGCTGGAGTTAAATTTGGTAATACAGATTTTTCATTCCGATACGAAAATATTCAATACTCATTTGGACATGGCGAAGTTTTTGATTTCAAATTAGGTTTTTGGCTCGGCGAAAGTGGTGGTAAAGGTCATAAAAGACGTAGATAATAACATGGTTTACATTTAAAAAAATTAAGGCTAATGAGTAGTAAATTCAAATTTCTGCGAATATTGAAATAAATGCTAACCCTAATTTAAAAATAAAAGAGGCTAACTCAAATAGGAGATAGCCTCTTTTTTTGTGATACATTATTATATATTATTTTTCGTAGCTACCTTTTTTTAGTATTTGAGCGTCTTTCATCATAAATTTGCCCATTGCCATTACGTGGTAAATGCGTTGGTTGTCGATGAAAACCAAATCGGCATCTTTACCAACTGCTATGCGGCCTTTCTGATGCAATTTAAGAATGTCGGCAGGGTTAGAAGTCAGCACCTTAAGAGCTATTTCGAGAGGTACACCTTCTTGGTTAACGGCATCCATCAATTCGCGGAAATTGGCAGATGGCAAGCCCATTTCGAGTTTTATCAAGTTGCCGTTTTCGTCGAATCCCGGAAGCGAACCGCAAGCATCCGAAGTAAAGGTTATTTTTTCGATGGGGATTCCTGCTTCTAGAAGCATAGGGATACATTTCGATGGTTTTACTTCGTATTCGGGGAAGTACGGATACGAACTGGTTGTAATATCGATATATCCACCGCGTTTTGCAAATTCTTTTGCCGATTCGAGGGTGTAATCGTTGCGGTTGCAATGTGTTGGGAAGAATTGGGTTAATTTAAGCATTCCATGGCTACGTTCAATAACCTCGTACATGGGTTGAAAAGGTTCTTGCTGGTCGCCTAAGTGAATATTTACAATACCGGCTTTACTTCCTAACATGCCGCCAACGCGTGCATGTTCTACTAAGCGGAGCAATTCGTCGGTATTGGGCCACGATGACCGATGGTCGCTAAGTGCGATTTCGCCAACGCCAATCACTTCGTCGATAAGGGCAATATCGCGACCTACATCGCCGGTAATGGTTGGTGTAGGTATTTGGTACGAACCGGTATAAATCCAGCTCGAAACTCCTTCGGCACGTAAGCCTTTAGCTTTCATCAATACCGATTCAACGGTGCGGGTCATGCCATCGGTACCAAGGCAACCAATAACGGTAGTAACACCAGCTTCGACCAACATACTCAATTGCAATTCGGGGGTGCGTGTAGATGGTCCGCCTTCGCCACCCGCACCTGCAATGTGTACGTGAGCATCTATAAATCCGGGAACAGCTTTTAAACCCTCAGCTGAAATTACTTCGCAATCATAACCAGTAGGAGCTTCTAAATTATCGCCTACGGCTAAAATTTTGCCGCCGCCTACTAAAATGTCTTTTCTGCCAATAAATTCGGGTGCATAAACATCGGCATTTTTAAATAATGTAAACATAGTTCATCGTTTTATAGTTAAACATCGTATTTCTTTAAAAGTTTTTCCATTTCGTCAGTAACCAATTGTGCTAATACTTTATCTTTTTCGTCTTCAGAATAAAATGTAAAGCGGTCTATTTCATCATCGTTTCTATAAACAATACCCTTATCTTCTTCGAGAACAATCAGTAAACCATCTTTTAGTAGTTGTTCTTGTAAAACCTTTTCTTCGGAATAACTAGGTTCGTCGAGAATAACAATATCGGCTCCTTGATGTAGAATACCGTAGTCGTAAATGTCGTCTTTAGTATGTTGGAAAATGGCAATGTTTACTTCGGGGTTACGTAAAATAATTTTAACGTTTTGATCGTGTTCAGGGTTTTTGTAAAAATATTCATTATTAAAAAATACACCCTCATCGCTTAACGATCCAACAAATATTTTGCTATATTCATCATTAAGCATAGTTACCATTTTTTCAACCCTGGCTTGTGGAAGATAATTGCCGACGATGATGGGAATTCTGCCCTTTGTTTTTTCGTCAAAGTGTGAAAGCATTATATGACGAGGGACGTCGATACTTCCACCATATGCAGGCGCAAGGTGCATAAATACACCGGGTCCGGCATTAATTTCGATAATTCCGAAATTTCCTTCACGCCAAGATTTTGATATATCTTGAGCAAGTACATCTATTCCTAAGCATTTAACTTTAAAATAGCGTGCAATGTTTTCAACTAATTTAACATTGTCGGGGTGAATTTTAGAAGTTACGTTAATAGAAACTCCACCTGCCGAAATATTAGCAACTCGTCGAAGGGTGATTTTTTCGCCTTCGGCAGGAATGTAGTTTAAATCTTTGTGCTGAATAGCAAGAAAGTCTTTAAGGTTGTCATCGATCTTAATTTTGCATAGTGGCGAACGCGCATTGTCTAATCTAATTTCTTTAGCATTTTCTATTTCAATCAGTTTTTCGATAGTGTCTTTGCCATTCCCTTCGACATATGCGGGAACACGTTCGAGTGCAGCAATAAACTTACCACCAACGGCTAATAAACGATGATCGGTACCGTAAATTTGTTGTTGTACTAAAGCACCTTCGAATGGAACTCCCTGTTCTTCGGCAAGTGTTACTATTTGTCTAAATGCCTTAATAGCTTCTTCAACACTTTCTATACCTGTTGTAACTCCTTGACCTTTATGTCCGGCAACAGGTTTAACTGCCA
It includes:
- a CDS encoding beta-aspartyl-peptidase, with the protein product MFTLFKNADVYAPEFIGRKDILVGGGKILAVGDNLEAPTGYDCEVISAEGLKAVPGFIDAHVHIAGAGGEGGPSTRTPELQLSMLVEAGVTTVIGCLGTDGMTRTVESVLMKAKGLRAEGVSSWIYTGSYQIPTPTITGDVGRDIALIDEVIGVGEIALSDHRSSWPNTDELLRLVEHARVGGMLGSKAGIVNIHLGDQQEPFQPMYEVIERSHGMLKLTQFFPTHCNRNDYTLESAKEFAKRGGYIDITTSSYPYFPEYEVKPSKCIPMLLEAGIPIEKITFTSDACGSLPGFDENGNLIKLEMGLPSANFRELMDAVNQEGVPLEIALKVLTSNPADILKLHQKGRIAVGKDADLVFIDNQRIYHVMAMGKFMMKDAQILKKGSYEK
- a CDS encoding acetate--CoA ligase family protein; translation: MSNFQLSKFYFYTGPSYYLNKPACVFNVYISSKSSINDFVEEVYKEFPLLKNKKHSDVVDLFAETLMAVLKMDIDLFIQHYSISTDGDEYVIAVEYLDKSTTKAAAYLVSEWFQAIENKSHYPFKEQFANLQARFDRSLFGGPTLYSLIEAGIKLDIPVFYLYEENQFQWGYGVKQLRGRSTTFHNDGIKDTEFTMFKDMVGDFLMMCGFPTPQGVNCFSEEEVAAEAQKLGFPVAVKPVAGHKGQGVTTGIESVEEAIKAFRQIVTLAEEQGVPFEGALVQQQIYGTDHRLLAVGGKFIAALERVPAYVEGNGKDTIEKLIEIENAKEIRLDNARSPLCKIKIDDNLKDFLAIQHKDLNYIPAEGEKITLRRVANISAGGVSINVTSKIHPDNVKLVENIARYFKVKCLGIDVLAQDISKSWREGNFGIIEINAGPGVFMHLAPAYGGSIDVPRHIMLSHFDEKTKGRIPIIVGNYLPQARVEKMVTMLNDEYSKIFVGSLSDEGVFFNNEYFYKNPEHDQNVKIILRNPEVNIAIFQHTKDDIYDYGILHQGADIVILDEPSYSEEKVLQEQLLKDGLLIVLEEDKGIVYRNDDEIDRFTFYSEDEKDKVLAQLVTDEMEKLLKKYDV